One Xylanibacillus composti genomic region harbors:
- the mraZ gene encoding division/cell wall cluster transcriptional repressor MraZ — translation MFMGEYQHSMDEKGRMIIPAKFRDSLGTTFVMTRGLDNCLFIYPMEEWKVLEQKLKSLPLMKSDARAFTRFFFSGATECELDKQGRVNIPGNLREHAKLESAAVVIGVSNRVEVWSKEIWEQYADNSEESFNEIAEKLVDFDFNF, via the coding sequence ATGTTCATGGGTGAATACCAACATAGTATGGATGAAAAAGGACGCATGATCATTCCCGCCAAATTCCGCGACTCGCTGGGCACCACATTCGTGATGACTAGAGGTTTGGACAACTGTCTATTTATTTATCCGATGGAGGAATGGAAAGTACTGGAACAGAAGCTGAAGTCACTCCCGCTGATGAAGTCAGACGCCCGCGCCTTTACCCGCTTCTTCTTCTCTGGCGCAACCGAATGCGAACTAGACAAGCAGGGAAGGGTAAACATACCAGGAAATTTGCGCGAGCACGCCAAGCTGGAATCTGCTGCTGTCGTGATTGGTGTTTCCAATCGCGTCGAGGTTTGGAGCAAGGAAATTTGGGAGCAGTATGCCGATAATTCGGAGGAATCGTTCAACGAGATTGCCGAGAAGCTGGTGGACTTCGATTTTAACTTCTAA
- a CDS encoding adenosylhomocysteinase: protein MTTTANSIVADMKLAPEGHLKIDWVKAHMPVLNKIREQFEKEQPFKGLKVAISLHLEAKTAYLAKVVKAGGAEVTITGSNPLSTQDDVCAALVEDGITVFAKYNPDPKEYKEFMIKTLETKPDLIIDDGGDLVTILHAERQDLLAQVRGGAEETTTGILRLKALEKDGQLKFPMVAVNDALCKYLFDNRYGTGQSVFDGINRTTNLVVAGKTVVVVGYGWCGKGVAMRAKGLGAQVVVTEVDAIKAVEAYMDGFTVLPMKEAAKVGDYFVTVTGNRDVIRGEHYEVMKGGAILSNAGHFDIEVNKVELEAQSVSKRVVRRNIEEYKLKDGRKLYLLAEGRLVNLAAGDGHPAEIMDMTFALQAMSLKTVNERYKEFGPKVINVPHEVDEQVARYKLESLGISIDTLTEEQRTYLDSWAEH from the coding sequence ATGACAACTACGGCTAACAGTATTGTGGCCGATATGAAGCTGGCGCCGGAGGGACATCTGAAGATCGATTGGGTAAAGGCGCACATGCCGGTTTTGAACAAAATTCGGGAGCAGTTTGAAAAGGAACAGCCATTCAAGGGACTGAAGGTCGCCATTTCCCTCCATCTGGAAGCGAAAACAGCGTACCTGGCCAAAGTAGTCAAGGCTGGCGGCGCGGAAGTAACGATTACGGGAAGCAATCCGCTGTCAACGCAGGACGATGTTTGTGCAGCGCTGGTAGAGGATGGCATTACTGTGTTCGCCAAGTATAACCCGGACCCTAAAGAATACAAGGAATTTATGATCAAGACACTAGAAACCAAGCCGGACTTAATTATTGATGACGGCGGCGATCTGGTGACCATTCTGCATGCGGAGCGTCAGGATTTGCTGGCGCAGGTGCGTGGCGGGGCTGAAGAAACAACGACCGGCATTCTGAGGCTGAAGGCACTGGAAAAGGACGGTCAGCTGAAATTCCCGATGGTCGCCGTAAATGACGCATTATGCAAATATTTATTCGACAATCGTTACGGCACTGGCCAATCTGTATTCGACGGCATTAATCGCACAACCAATCTGGTTGTCGCTGGCAAAACGGTCGTCGTCGTCGGCTACGGCTGGTGCGGCAAAGGGGTCGCGATGCGGGCGAAGGGACTTGGCGCGCAAGTTGTCGTAACAGAAGTCGATGCGATCAAAGCGGTAGAGGCCTATATGGACGGATTTACTGTGCTGCCGATGAAGGAAGCTGCCAAGGTCGGCGATTATTTCGTAACCGTTACGGGAAATCGCGACGTGATTCGCGGCGAGCACTACGAAGTGATGAAAGGCGGAGCCATACTGTCGAATGCCGGCCATTTCGATATTGAAGTGAACAAGGTAGAGCTCGAGGCGCAATCGGTATCGAAGCGTGTCGTGCGCCGCAACATTGAGGAATACAAGCTGAAGGATGGACGCAAGCTGTATTTGCTCGCAGAAGGACGTCTTGTCAACCTGGCTGCAGGCGATGGACATCCTGCCGAAATTATGGACATGACCTTCGCCCTGCAAGCGATGTCGCTGAAGACTGTGAACGAGCGCTACAAGGAATTCGGCCCGAAAGTGATCAATGTGCCCCATGAAGTCGATGAGCAGGTGGCCCGCTACAAGCTGGAGTCGCTCGGCATCTCGATTGACACGCTCACGGAGGAGCAGCGGACTTATTTGGACAGCTGGGCCGAACACTAA
- the bshC gene encoding bacillithiol biosynthesis cysteine-adding enzyme BshC, translating to MRMELFRWPVPSTLSADYMYEPHKTAERFEVRYDRDQDWQSRAAWLDSASHLKADKLALAEALEAYNRKVGNTDPRVASHIDSLREGAFVVVGGQQAGLFGGPLLVIYKAVTIIRAAKEAAAKLNRTVVPVFWIAGEDHDFDEVNHTYVTEGETGSQIKKISLSREAPYAQAMVSGTPITPAQWSHCLDELARLLPDTSFKPGLLDKAQELTAGAGSLSESFARLLAWLFGAHGLIVMDAADPSLRKLEQPMFAAMLTGNRAVRDAALTGKQAVERLGYEPQVAFDASMAHLFAVDRHGRRPLLASEDGFQVKGEAGKRSLPDMLARLEEKPEDFSNNVMTRPVMQEYLFPVVAAVLGPGEIAYWGMLKELFAVYGMKMPIIVPRTEVTVIDASTSKLMAKYGLDLDQALLQLEESRQSWLMAKKPAGLNDRFADTKKHISRLYDPLLDALSGIHEGMRQLGQSNLRKLLEQVEYLERRTDAELAGRHARALGQWSRIAAQLHPLGKRQERVLNVFVYLNSYGSDFVHMLVEQPLQPGAHYVMYI from the coding sequence ATGAGAATGGAGTTGTTTCGATGGCCTGTTCCGTCGACACTATCCGCAGACTACATGTATGAACCGCACAAAACAGCGGAGCGTTTCGAGGTTCGCTACGATCGCGATCAGGATTGGCAGTCTCGTGCCGCATGGTTGGACAGCGCATCGCACCTGAAAGCAGATAAGCTGGCGCTTGCAGAAGCGCTGGAAGCCTATAACCGCAAGGTCGGGAATACCGACCCGCGGGTGGCGAGCCATATAGACAGTTTGAGAGAGGGAGCATTCGTAGTCGTGGGCGGCCAGCAGGCCGGGTTGTTTGGCGGACCGTTGCTCGTCATATACAAGGCGGTAACGATCATTCGCGCTGCCAAGGAAGCGGCGGCAAAGCTGAATCGCACGGTTGTGCCTGTATTTTGGATCGCCGGAGAAGATCATGATTTCGACGAGGTGAACCATACATACGTGACGGAAGGGGAAACCGGCAGTCAGATCAAGAAGATCTCTCTATCCAGGGAAGCCCCTTATGCACAGGCTATGGTTAGCGGGACGCCGATCACTCCGGCGCAATGGAGCCACTGTCTGGATGAGCTCGCCAGACTGCTTCCGGACACTTCCTTCAAGCCCGGCTTGCTGGACAAGGCTCAGGAGCTGACGGCAGGCGCGGGCAGCTTGAGCGAGTCCTTTGCGCGCCTGTTAGCATGGCTGTTCGGGGCTCATGGCTTGATTGTGATGGACGCCGCCGATCCGAGCCTCCGCAAGCTGGAGCAGCCCATGTTTGCCGCTATGCTTACCGGCAATCGTGCTGTTCGGGATGCTGCTCTAACCGGCAAACAGGCTGTAGAACGTCTCGGCTACGAACCCCAAGTTGCATTTGATGCGTCGATGGCTCATTTATTCGCTGTGGACAGACACGGGCGCAGACCGCTATTGGCGAGTGAGGATGGCTTTCAAGTCAAGGGTGAGGCCGGCAAGCGTTCACTTCCAGACATGCTTGCGCGTCTCGAGGAGAAGCCGGAGGACTTCAGCAACAATGTAATGACCCGGCCCGTTATGCAAGAATATTTATTCCCGGTAGTGGCTGCCGTGCTGGGACCCGGGGAAATCGCATATTGGGGCATGTTGAAGGAATTGTTTGCCGTATATGGCATGAAAATGCCGATCATTGTTCCGCGTACAGAAGTGACCGTGATCGATGCTTCGACGTCGAAGCTGATGGCCAAATACGGTCTGGATCTCGACCAGGCGCTGCTGCAACTGGAGGAATCCAGGCAATCTTGGCTGATGGCGAAGAAGCCGGCTGGCTTAAACGATCGGTTTGCCGACACCAAGAAGCATATTTCCCGTCTGTATGACCCGCTGCTCGATGCGCTGTCCGGCATTCATGAAGGAATGCGGCAGCTCGGTCAATCGAACTTGCGCAAGCTGCTGGAACAGGTGGAATATCTGGAGCGGCGCACCGATGCCGAACTAGCAGGCAGACATGCCCGCGCGTTGGGTCAATGGTCCCGCATCGCCGCTCAGCTTCATCCATTGGGCAAAAGGCAGGAAAGGGTGCTGAATGTTTTTGTGTACTTGAACAGCTATGGTTCCGACTTCGTCCATATGTTGGTAGAGCAGCCTCTTCAGCCGGGCGCTCATTATGTCATGTATATATAA
- a CDS encoding DUF3397 domain-containing protein, protein MMEWLKSIYALLSVLPFFTFFILYFIHRIIHRNQKKAIQFAMDISTFFLIACVSAMYDIVVASTVNGFALILLFLVLASALIGNAQNRLKGKVDAKRLVRVVWRLSFVLLSSSYLLLFIAGLIKFYRMG, encoded by the coding sequence ATGATGGAATGGTTGAAGAGCATATATGCACTACTATCTGTACTTCCGTTCTTTACTTTTTTTATCCTTTATTTTATACATCGCATTATTCATCGAAATCAGAAGAAGGCCATCCAGTTTGCTATGGATATATCCACTTTCTTCTTAATTGCATGCGTTTCCGCCATGTATGATATCGTCGTAGCGTCAACTGTGAATGGTTTTGCCCTGATATTGCTGTTTCTGGTTTTGGCATCTGCGCTGATTGGCAATGCGCAGAACAGGCTGAAGGGCAAGGTGGATGCCAAGAGGCTCGTTCGTGTTGTTTGGAGACTGTCGTTCGTCTTGCTTAGCAGCTCTTACTTGCTGTTATTTATTGCGGGATTGATCAAGTTTTACCGAATGGGATAA
- a CDS encoding ketopantoate reductase family protein, whose amino-acid sequence MRVIIVGAGSLGLLWAGRLQAAGNRVLLLTRTSEQAEVIRQRGITIKEAGSGKSVLVHVSAEPLAGMRERALHPEWVLLMVKQHQLGEEMLRQVRNCCGDQTRWICFQNGIGHMERAAAILGESLYAAVTTEAALRVDGCHVIHTGRGKTEWGRLAGGQAKDEEKKLAALWRKAGFANDVSNDIDTAIWNKLLVNACINPLTALLHIRNGQLLQLAHASAMLRELANEACLLARMLQKPIDCGQLWARLVQVCEATADNQSSMLQDVSLGRTTEIDAITGALLSEAEKQRLDLPLHRTVYRMVKALEERGAYR is encoded by the coding sequence ATGCGCGTAATCATAGTTGGCGCAGGCTCTTTAGGCTTGCTTTGGGCGGGGAGATTGCAGGCAGCGGGCAACCGCGTGCTGCTGCTTACCCGCACATCGGAGCAGGCGGAGGTCATTCGGCAGCGTGGCATAACGATCAAGGAAGCAGGCAGCGGCAAGTCTGTCCTTGTCCATGTATCGGCAGAGCCGCTTGCCGGCATGCGGGAGCGGGCGTTGCATCCCGAATGGGTGCTGCTGATGGTCAAGCAGCATCAGCTTGGCGAAGAGATGCTGAGGCAGGTGCGCAATTGCTGCGGCGATCAGACCCGCTGGATCTGCTTTCAGAACGGCATCGGCCACATGGAAAGAGCGGCTGCCATTCTTGGGGAGTCGCTTTATGCAGCTGTAACGACAGAGGCGGCATTGCGTGTCGACGGCTGCCATGTCATCCATACCGGAAGAGGAAAGACCGAGTGGGGAAGGCTGGCTGGCGGTCAGGCGAAGGATGAAGAAAAAAAGCTCGCAGCTTTGTGGAGAAAGGCAGGATTTGCGAACGATGTGTCGAATGATATCGATACAGCGATTTGGAATAAATTGCTGGTAAATGCGTGTATCAATCCGCTAACCGCACTCCTTCACATCCGCAACGGGCAGCTGCTTCAGCTTGCACATGCCAGCGCAATGTTGCGCGAATTGGCCAATGAGGCGTGCCTGCTGGCGCGGATGCTGCAAAAGCCGATCGATTGCGGGCAGTTGTGGGCCAGGCTGGTTCAAGTATGCGAGGCTACAGCGGACAATCAATCCTCTATGCTCCAGGATGTCAGTCTTGGACGAACGACGGAGATTGATGCCATAACGGGCGCCCTGCTCTCAGAGGCCGAGAAGCAACGCCTCGATTTGCCGCTGCATCGCACGGTGTACCGGATGGTCAAGGCGCTGGAGGAAAGGGGCGCATATCGTTGA
- a CDS encoding RsfA family transcriptional regulator: protein MTAVRQDAWTADDDLILAEVTLRHIRDGGTQLSAFEEVGERIGRTAAACGFRWNSCVRKKYEAAIQIAKAQRQKRNQLKRQTGSSELTRSGSGSEAARAGTNAEEQMSMDAIIRFLRQWKGSYQENERKIKQLEQQLADKEEELKKLREEYEDMKQNGTFNEDYKALLQIMERARKMAFLAEEQEEQKPRFKMDANGNLERIE from the coding sequence ATGACTGCAGTTAGACAGGATGCATGGACAGCAGATGACGATCTGATTTTGGCGGAGGTGACCTTGCGGCATATTCGCGATGGGGGAACTCAGCTCTCCGCATTTGAAGAAGTAGGCGAGAGGATTGGAAGAACTGCGGCAGCATGCGGGTTTCGCTGGAACTCCTGCGTGCGCAAAAAATATGAGGCGGCCATACAAATCGCCAAGGCACAGCGGCAAAAGCGTAATCAGCTTAAACGCCAGACAGGCTCTTCGGAGCTGACCCGTTCCGGAAGCGGTTCGGAAGCAGCAAGAGCCGGAACGAATGCGGAAGAACAGATGTCCATGGATGCGATCATACGTTTCTTGCGTCAGTGGAAAGGAAGCTATCAGGAGAATGAGCGCAAGATCAAGCAGCTGGAGCAGCAGCTTGCAGATAAGGAAGAAGAGCTGAAGAAGCTTCGCGAGGAATACGAGGATATGAAGCAGAACGGCACCTTTAATGAAGATTACAAGGCATTGCTGCAGATTATGGAGCGCGCGCGCAAAATGGCCTTTCTCGCGGAGGAGCAGGAGGAGCAGAAGCCTCGCTTCAAGATGGATGCCAATGGGAACCTCGAAAGAATCGAATAA
- a CDS encoding DUF2626 family protein, producing the protein MARMYRVLGFWTLVIGLMALAGHMTSMALLFFFQTAVFVFLGYMNLSEKAYMMIFWGYMAVCFMGFTYYTFFHMKPLLA; encoded by the coding sequence GTGGCAAGAATGTATCGCGTTCTCGGCTTTTGGACATTGGTCATCGGCTTAATGGCGCTGGCTGGTCATATGACTTCCATGGCGCTGCTGTTTTTTTTCCAGACCGCTGTCTTCGTGTTCCTCGGGTACATGAATTTGTCCGAGAAGGCATATATGATGATTTTCTGGGGTTACATGGCAGTATGCTTCATGGGCTTTACGTATTACACGTTCTTCCATATGAAGCCGCTTCTCGCATAA
- a CDS encoding class I SAM-dependent methyltransferase, whose translation MSNDGNQRADAREQIRQLLLQKPDGIMAFQEYMDLCLYDPEFGYYMRPGEKLGKSGDFYTSAHLGTIMGEVLASHFAAVDKQAGCPELLCIAEWGGGDGRMAAAILETLRTDYPSLYARLRYMSIERSPSHRVQQAQRLQAHADRCEWISDAEWISQANKPFTIVLANELLDAFPVRRLRAGEHGYEEMWVGWDEERQVLGGVWKPLADHRIRQVIEGWGMNWKLHQQFEFHEKALEWVRCVAETLSTGWITAIDYGDGRAELYSPHRMNGTFLCYRQHQAYDDPFAWPGEQDMTSHVPFDQCRQAAEEAGLREVTVVTQKQFLVDNGIFEKLQSHAGTDPFSAAARRNRSIRQLLLSDGMSELFKVMTARK comes from the coding sequence ATGAGCAATGATGGAAATCAGCGCGCGGACGCCCGAGAGCAAATCAGGCAGCTCCTTTTGCAAAAACCGGACGGGATCATGGCATTTCAAGAGTATATGGATCTTTGTTTATACGATCCGGAGTTCGGCTATTACATGCGGCCCGGGGAGAAGCTGGGGAAGTCTGGCGATTTTTATACGAGTGCGCATCTGGGTACAATTATGGGGGAAGTGTTGGCCTCTCACTTTGCAGCCGTGGACAAGCAGGCCGGCTGCCCCGAATTGCTCTGTATTGCGGAATGGGGCGGCGGCGATGGGCGAATGGCTGCGGCCATCTTGGAAACGCTGCGAACCGATTATCCGAGCCTGTATGCACGACTTCGCTATATGTCGATAGAGCGCAGTCCGAGTCATCGTGTCCAGCAGGCGCAGCGGCTGCAAGCGCATGCGGACCGATGTGAATGGATATCCGATGCAGAATGGATCAGTCAAGCAAACAAGCCGTTTACGATTGTGCTGGCCAATGAACTGCTGGACGCCTTTCCGGTTCGCCGGCTTCGTGCCGGCGAGCACGGCTATGAAGAAATGTGGGTAGGCTGGGATGAGGAACGGCAAGTTCTTGGAGGCGTCTGGAAGCCGCTGGCCGATCATCGAATCAGGCAAGTGATCGAGGGCTGGGGAATGAACTGGAAGCTGCATCAGCAATTTGAATTTCACGAGAAGGCGCTGGAGTGGGTCAGGTGTGTGGCTGAGACGCTCTCGACGGGATGGATCACCGCTATTGACTATGGCGATGGCCGGGCAGAGCTGTACAGTCCGCATCGAATGAACGGGACGTTCCTTTGCTATCGGCAGCACCAAGCTTATGATGATCCCTTTGCCTGGCCGGGCGAGCAGGATATGACCAGCCATGTGCCATTTGATCAGTGCAGACAGGCGGCCGAGGAGGCCGGGCTTCGAGAGGTAACGGTTGTGACGCAGAAACAATTTCTCGTCGACAACGGCATCTTCGAGAAGCTGCAGTCCCATGCAGGAACGGATCCCTTCAGCGCCGCCGCACGCCGCAACCGCTCCATTCGCCAGCTCTTGCTGAGCGACGGCATGAGCGAACTGTTCAAGGTGATGACAGCACGCAAATGA
- a CDS encoding extracellular solute-binding protein: protein MYKGKSVWFTLLIGMILITVSGVFFKGTEYSRPQDGPAGSGPPSISGPPAETRSAALHIAVAMQEAEFEALQKKHAAYAESRPHHTYTLERLEPSAASMEIRERTRTGDIPDIVLLPNTAIIEFAATGYLAKVKEQSPGDGDSSHVSRAVDAQVEWNGIAWGMPVDIDPYLFVYRADEGEWPEGAAYADVAEWLEARRASHDSPAGGEWLLLRRDPMLLTALGTQLFQLSRPADSLQEEAEAWEWKLGGGQSLPVRLTAAPYASVLSQVADGQAMVAAAPLSALHQFDGSASLRAAVLPQSEDGWSGAWQPGRSFAVSSKSEYEREAFEWVNAVNDASLQLAIMEQGGGAPVSNSASPLYSGASPVPASVISAALQRLEAYRSAPSFYHQQTAVIRELELLHDSDRPDASSLAEAIETMQRSFTQDERND, encoded by the coding sequence ATGTATAAAGGAAAGAGTGTCTGGTTTACCCTGCTGATTGGCATGATCCTGATTACTGTATCAGGCGTATTCTTCAAGGGAACCGAATATTCGAGGCCTCAGGATGGTCCTGCAGGCAGCGGTCCGCCTTCTATTAGTGGTCCGCCTGCGGAAACTCGGAGCGCGGCGTTGCACATTGCCGTTGCCATGCAGGAGGCCGAGTTTGAGGCATTGCAAAAAAAGCATGCCGCCTATGCGGAAAGCCGGCCTCACCATACTTACACATTGGAACGATTGGAGCCCTCGGCGGCATCCATGGAAATTCGGGAACGCACAAGAACTGGAGACATTCCAGATATCGTGCTGCTTCCCAATACCGCGATTATTGAATTTGCTGCCACGGGCTATTTGGCCAAAGTGAAGGAGCAATCACCCGGAGATGGCGATTCTTCTCATGTTTCGCGTGCCGTAGATGCTCAGGTGGAATGGAACGGGATTGCATGGGGAATGCCTGTAGACATAGACCCGTACTTATTCGTCTATCGCGCAGACGAGGGGGAGTGGCCTGAAGGTGCCGCTTATGCGGATGTGGCTGAATGGCTGGAAGCGCGCCGGGCAAGCCACGACTCGCCGGCAGGCGGCGAATGGCTGCTTTTGAGACGCGATCCGATGCTGCTTACAGCGTTAGGAACGCAGCTGTTCCAGCTAAGTCGCCCAGCGGATTCACTGCAGGAAGAAGCAGAGGCATGGGAATGGAAGTTAGGCGGCGGTCAGAGCCTTCCAGTGCGACTCACTGCCGCTCCTTATGCTTCGGTACTTTCGCAGGTTGCCGATGGCCAAGCGATGGTTGCCGCCGCCCCTTTGTCGGCGCTGCATCAATTCGATGGAAGTGCATCGCTGCGGGCAGCTGTTCTGCCCCAGTCTGAGGATGGGTGGTCGGGCGCCTGGCAGCCCGGAAGAAGCTTTGCCGTTTCCTCCAAGTCGGAATATGAACGAGAGGCTTTCGAGTGGGTGAATGCTGTGAACGACGCTTCCCTTCAACTGGCGATAATGGAACAAGGGGGAGGCGCCCCTGTTTCCAACAGCGCTTCCCCCTTATACAGCGGTGCCTCGCCGGTACCGGCTTCTGTCATTTCAGCCGCATTGCAGCGGTTGGAGGCATATCGCTCCGCCCCTTCCTTCTATCACCAACAAACCGCGGTGATTCGGGAACTGGAGCTGCTGCATGATAGCGACCGGCCGGACGCAAGCAGCCTTGCAGAAGCAATTGAGACTATGCAGCGCTCGTTCACGCAAGATGAGCGGAACGATTAA
- a CDS encoding PhoH family protein, whose translation MKKIFVLDTNVLLHDPNAVFAFEDNEVIIPAVVLEEIDNKKRNADELGRNARYVSRLMDSFRAIGRLHDGVTLDSGGMVKVELNHRSFMRMQETFAESTNDNRILAVALNYHVEQQEKDEPRPVVLVSKDTLVRIKADVLGLTAQDYMSDRIVSHSELYTGHCTLRVHPSVIDDFYSYRSLSVKNLQAGIELNPHEFVILKDEMGSNKSALLKVSQDGGTLEPLHLSNEQIWGIGARNAQQRMALEMLLNDDISLVTLTGKAGTGKTLLTLAAGLMKVEDERKYKKLLIARPVVPMGKDIGYLPGEKEEKLRPWMQPIYDNLEFLFDTKKPGDIDKILAGLGSIQVEALTYIRGRSIPGQFIIIDEAQNLTKHEVKTIVSRVGEGSKIVLLGDPEQIDHPYLDSASNGLTHTVERFKREQISGHVTLEKGERSHLAQLAADLL comes from the coding sequence ATGAAGAAAATTTTTGTTCTGGATACGAATGTGCTTCTGCACGATCCGAATGCTGTATTCGCTTTCGAGGATAATGAGGTCATTATTCCTGCAGTGGTGTTGGAGGAAATTGATAACAAAAAGAGGAATGCCGATGAGCTTGGCCGCAATGCGCGCTATGTTTCCCGATTGATGGACAGTTTTCGGGCGATAGGGCGACTGCATGACGGTGTAACCTTGGACAGCGGGGGCATGGTCAAGGTTGAATTGAATCATAGAAGCTTTATGCGGATGCAGGAGACATTCGCTGAAAGTACGAACGACAACCGGATTCTCGCGGTAGCGCTCAATTACCATGTAGAGCAGCAAGAGAAGGACGAACCGAGACCGGTTGTGCTGGTAAGCAAGGACACCTTGGTGCGCATCAAAGCGGATGTGCTGGGTTTGACCGCGCAGGATTATATGTCGGACCGAATCGTCAGCCATTCAGAGTTGTACACGGGACACTGCACGCTCAGGGTGCACCCTTCTGTCATCGACGATTTTTATTCATACCGGAGTCTTTCCGTCAAAAATTTGCAAGCCGGGATTGAGCTGAACCCGCATGAATTTGTTATCCTGAAGGATGAAATGGGATCGAATAAATCGGCTCTGCTCAAGGTTTCGCAGGATGGCGGCACCCTGGAGCCGCTTCATCTGAGCAATGAGCAAATTTGGGGGATCGGCGCCCGCAACGCACAGCAGCGCATGGCGCTGGAAATGCTCTTGAACGACGATATTTCGCTGGTCACGTTGACGGGAAAAGCAGGAACCGGCAAAACCCTGCTGACGCTCGCGGCGGGATTGATGAAGGTTGAGGATGAGCGTAAATACAAGAAGCTGCTTATTGCCCGGCCAGTCGTACCGATGGGCAAGGATATCGGATATTTGCCCGGTGAGAAGGAGGAGAAGCTGCGGCCGTGGATGCAGCCGATCTACGACAACTTGGAGTTTCTGTTCGATACGAAGAAACCGGGAGACATCGACAAGATACTGGCCGGACTGGGCAGCATTCAGGTAGAGGCGCTCACGTATATCCGCGGCAGATCGATTCCGGGACAGTTCATCATTATTGACGAGGCGCAAAATTTAACGAAGCATGAGGTCAAGACGATTGTCTCGCGGGTCGGCGAGGGGAGCAAGATTGTGCTGCTCGGCGATCCCGAGCAGATCGACCATCCGTATCTCGATTCCGCCAGCAACGGCTTGACGCACACAGTAGAACGCTTCAAGCGCGAGCAAATTAGCGGTCATGTTACCCTTGAGAAGGGCGAGCGCTCGCATCTAGCCCAGCTGGCGGCCGATTTGCTATAA
- a CDS encoding YhcN/YlaJ family sporulation lipoprotein, with translation MMKILLTLLLMMMFVVGCAQNRDHAGPPSPQQNNQEIKVRQSVPEKPEINDPEHVANRLEELAESIPRVESANCVVFGNTAIVGINVPGNMDRSMVGTIKYSVAEALRKDPHGAHAIVTADIDIASRLEEIAEDIRNGHPVSGFADELSDIIGRIMPQLPKDVMPQHHAPAQSETQQQLER, from the coding sequence ATGATGAAAATATTGCTAACTCTCCTGCTCATGATGATGTTCGTTGTTGGGTGCGCGCAAAATCGCGATCATGCAGGGCCCCCCTCTCCGCAGCAAAACAATCAAGAGATCAAGGTCCGGCAGAGCGTGCCGGAAAAACCGGAGATTAACGACCCCGAACATGTTGCAAACCGTCTGGAGGAGCTCGCAGAATCGATCCCCCGAGTGGAATCGGCAAACTGCGTTGTATTCGGCAATACGGCAATTGTAGGTATCAATGTTCCAGGGAACATGGATCGTTCCATGGTCGGCACGATTAAGTATTCCGTCGCCGAAGCGCTTCGCAAAGATCCTCACGGGGCACATGCCATTGTTACAGCAGACATCGACATTGCTTCGCGCCTGGAGGAAATCGCCGAAGATATCCGCAACGGCCACCCGGTGTCGGGCTTTGCCGATGAGTTGTCGGATATCATCGGACGCATCATGCCTCAGCTGCCCAAGGATGTCATGCCTCAGCATCACGCCCCGGCACAATCTGAAACACAGCAGCAGCTCGAGCGATAG
- a CDS encoding pyridoxamine 5'-phosphate oxidase family protein, producing the protein MTDVATTLNEALFAQLQLEKLTLLHTIDAESGAPTSSAISWIYAKSPETVRFALDQRSRLIENMKKNPAVSLTIFAANTVNIVQGKASVVTDALDEVPFKLTCFDVSIEAVRDGMFYGARISTEPEYEKTYDKRAAEKLDQQVFAAMKKA; encoded by the coding sequence ATGACGGATGTCGCAACGACTCTGAATGAAGCATTATTTGCACAGCTGCAGCTCGAAAAGCTGACTTTGCTGCATACGATTGACGCGGAGTCGGGAGCGCCGACAAGCAGCGCCATTTCGTGGATTTATGCGAAAAGTCCCGAAACCGTACGCTTTGCCTTGGATCAGCGTTCACGCCTAATCGAGAATATGAAGAAAAATCCGGCGGTTAGCTTGACGATTTTTGCTGCTAACACAGTGAATATCGTACAGGGGAAAGCGTCGGTTGTAACGGATGCTCTGGATGAGGTGCCGTTTAAGCTGACCTGCTTCGACGTAAGCATTGAAGCGGTTCGCGACGGCATGTTCTATGGCGCGCGTATTTCGACAGAACCGGAATATGAGAAAACTTATGATAAACGCGCGGCAGAAAAGCTCGATCAGCAGGTTTTTGCCGCAATGAAAAAAGCCTAG